The Salminus brasiliensis chromosome 14, fSalBra1.hap2, whole genome shotgun sequence genome contains the following window.
CTTGCccttcttaccagcatatgactCTCTGAGAGTTTACTTGGTCTTCCATATCTCACCTCCCTCAGTTCCCATGAACtgtcatttcttaattacagtcCGCACTGTAGAAAGCTGTCCAatttttagacagttgcttggAGCAGCCCGAGTTTGATAAGTGTTAGTACAAGGTTTGAAGATTATAAAGTTTggaaatttcatttattttatcatGGCTTAGACCTGATTTGCTGATCACATTTTGAGACTTTATCAAAACTAGTCAGAGCCATTGCAACACTGACGGTGTCCACATTTATGTACAGGCCATATAgatgatatacatttatttgttcaGATTTTCATTGCATAAGGGCTTTCTGAAAACATGGTGTTTAATGTCTGATTAGAGACAGAGGCCATGGTTCTTGAAAAACCTGAAGAAAAGCCCTAAAAAAGAATAGCACTGTATTTTGTTTCACCTGCAAAATGAGGCTGTGATGTGCATTAGGCTtctctgtataaataaaatgatttgtttatatattcattcatttattcattcatttattgatATAATCAGTGAACTCAGGCACTGAATGAGGAAAACCCACAGGGAAGGGGCGAGCAGGGTGagttgtgggggggggggggctgttaaAGGCAATAGTGCTCATGTGATAAGAAAACGACTGATGAACATGTGGATATCTACACCCGTCTCTCATCTTGTCCACACACAAAGGTAAGCCTGTAACGATCATGTTTGACAGTCATGTTGACAGCTTTGATTAGATATTTTATTTGACTCCGATCACATCACACTGTCAGTTCATTTGTGAGTTATTTCGAGCATTTACAAAGTGCTAAAAATGTTAGTACTGGTAGTAATGTAGTAACTAACACCATTAGGGGTTAATACTAACTACTGCTACTTAATAAGTACTATAAGTAcactgtattactgtgctgttaGGCAACTGACATTCAACTTAAATTGCACAAGTTGTCAGAAAAAATCATTTATCTGCATTATTTTaggaaatattaattaaaaaatattaacttTCAATTCTGTCCTTTAGAGtgattttactttttaaaagtaCTGTATGCTCAAGGTTCCAATTTTGCATTTAAAGATATGCAATATAGAGAATATAGATATGTAGAAATGCATATACTATAAAATTCGAGTGTAGATATTTTCTGTTTCCTTTATACTTACGCTGTgtagtgtgtgctgtgttttccACACTCTCATAGACTTTTACTTGGACTAACTGTAATAAAACAACATTTCTTTAATTGTATTTATCAGCTGCATTAATGCTAAAGTGATGCTAAATGatggattattattttttccaatGTAAAGGCATTCATATGTACAAATCatattattgttttataaatTTGATCTGTTTGTAAGTATCCACAATGCCCCCTGCAACTGCTACTAACCTGGGTTACACTCCTCCTGATGGAGGCTGGGGATGGGCCGTGGTGTTTGGATCGTTTATCTCCATTGGCTTCTCCTACGCCTTCCCCAAGTCCCTCACCATCTACTTCAAGGAGATTCAGGAGTACTTCTCCATCTCCTACAGCGAGATCGCATGGGTTTCCTCCATCATGCTCGCCACCATGTATGCAGGAGGTGAGGGGcttttcatatttgtttgtttgtttatgtatattatttatttaatactaaGGCTTTTCAGTCCCATCAACATTTTTGCTCAACCCAGCATGTCCTGCTCATGACCAAATATCAGAGGCGCTTAAGCAAAGATTGCTTGGATGACCCCACACTTGCATAACTGCTTATCCCACTTTGCAATCACGTGCAACCAAAGGTTATATACACCAGTGAAATTCTCAGTGTTAGTCTTGAGCGCAAGCTTCTTGACCTTATGCTTTGTCGCTTCCTCTCACATTCTTCTCATATATCTCATATTCCCTCTTTCTGCAGGACCTGTAAGCAGTATCCTGGTCAATCGCTATGGGAGTCGACCAGTGGTCATGGTCGGAGGCCTCCTGGTTGGGGTTGCAATGGTGGCTGCTTCCTTTGGCACTACCATAATGCATCTGTACATATGTGTAGGAGTGATTGGAGGTACAGCTCTGATTTCTATTCAGATTCATCACAGTTTGTGCAAACCATATGTGAATAGTCTTCACTGTGTACGGACATTTTGGTCACTAAGTCCCTGATTCGCCAGGTTCACTGGACTTAGGAGCCTCccctgggtgtgtttgtgtgtatatggtTAATGATACGTAAGGGTCAAACACAGAATTGGGCGCACTGTTCACATGGTCAGCTTGAGCTTAGTTGTTTTGTAAAGGGTTACGTTCGCAGTGTGCTTGAATGTGGTTCAGTATTGATTGAGGACACATTCTAGCTGGGGGTGAGCGATATGGCAAACCTCACATCACAAtactttatatttttacattttatgatgaatatcactgtttttagttttacGTTGTAGCATCGAGggatttttatttaacatttcaaACACAATTTTACAATAAACATTGTTGAACAGATCTTTTAACTGTCACTACAGAATAAAAATCAATTCCCTTCATGTATTTAATTTCCAGTCATTCATTTGTCATTCTGAAAAGATTCTGAAGAAATTAGGTCTATGATCATCCACTTCCATAATAAAGGaggacaaataaaagaaaactcaAACAAATATTGAAAAGAAAACCAACAGATTTTCCAAAACAGACATTTTCAAACAAGACTGGGTTGACCATGAAGCTGATGgtgttttttaaaacaatgaacTGACCAATCCAGACCTCAATATCATTGAATATGTTTAGAATTATAGAAAATTGTTTAGAAACAGAAAATACTGCAGATCCTAAAAAAACTCCTGTAAAGAATGGAGGCTGTAAAAAGACAGCGATAACACACAGGGGGAAAGCCTATCTTGAGTGCACAACTCAAGTCCTGAAGGCCTGTTTTCCAGCAAATCCTTTCcctactcaaacacacctgattcaactcataaGTTAATTGTTAGACAAAGTAGGTGTGCTTATGTAGAGCAATTACCAAACTTTGCTAGACACTAGCcatccaggactggagttgagCACCCCGTCGAAGTCTAATGtacactttgagccaccactaaagggcgtgttttttctggacaagctgagaaatacagaaccgtcactgaaagtgaaagaagcatgtgggctggcACTGTAGAGTAAGAAAACTGTTAAACAATATGatacatattttacagtttatttacTTTTGTGTGTCTTTTTGCCTTATTTCTCAGGTACTGGTCTTGCTTTTAACCTGCAGCCTGCCCTGACCATCATTGGGAAATACTTCCTTTTAAAGAGACCCATGGCAAATGGTTTGGCCATGGCAGGAAGTCCAGTATTTTTGTCCACTCTAGCCCCACTCAACCAATACCTATTTGACAACTTTGGCTGGAGAGGGAGCTTTTTTATCTTGGGAGCTATAGTGCTCAACTGCTGTGTGGCTGGAGCGTTGATGAGACCCATTAATGTTAAAACAAAGCCACCTGTGAACCAGAGTGGTGAAGGTAATAGAGCAGCTGGTGAAGTGGGCGAAGGAGAGGGGAATACTGACCCTCAGGCAGTTGGCCTGGTCAGTGGGAAGCAGCAGCCAAAGCAGGCAGGATGTGCAGCAAGAGTCAATGAGTTCATCGACCTCTCTCTTTTCAAGCACCGAGGCTACCTCATCTATCTGGTGGGGAACATTGTGATGTTTTTTGGCTTCTTCGCCCCAGTGGTTTTCCTGGCGCCCTACGCCAAGCACCAGGGTGTTGATGAGTACTCTGCAGCCTTCCTGCTCTCAATCTTCGCCCTGGTGGACATGGTGGCGCGGCCAGGGACTGGCCTAGTGGCCAACACCAAATGGATCCGGCCCAGGATTCAGTACTTCTTCAGCTTCTCTGTAATGTACAACGGGGTGTGTCATCTAGCGTTACCCCTGCTGCCTGGTTATACGGGTCTGGTGGTGTATGCTGTGTTCTTTGGGCTGGCCTTCGGAATGGTGTGCGCGCTCCTTTTCGAGGTACTGATGGATTTAGTGGGAGCCCATCGGTTCTCCAGTGCCGTCGGTCTCGCCACTATCATTGAATGCTGCCCTGTTCTTCTGGGGCCTCCAATTGCTGGTAAGATTGGAACCAggatttaaatgtgtgtgtgcatatatgctTTCAGTAATATAATCAGTTTCCAATATACAtgttgtgtatcacaataaccaagaccctgtttacatctggcaATGTGGCATAGTATTGGGATTTTATCTGGACAAGGCCAGGCCACAGATAAgcgtaaacacacccaagactcatttaaaccagatacaaatcccatcactaaaaccacttcaggaggtggtctgagacgcatttgagccacatgttatagcagtgtaaacagcccccccccccaactacaaccaaaacacctccccCTGCATGTGATCCGTGTCTGTGAGTACGTTAATCATGGAGGACAACGGCATGTAAAACTGTGAATTTCGGGACAGCAACCACCTTTAGCACATCAGAAGTAGAGTAGATAAAACTGGTGGTCAGGcaatgagcaaatttgcatattcccaCACAGCTagcaatcggatttcagtctaCGTCAgactaaccggagacgcatttgactgctgagtgtaaatgcatgtggctaaaatttTAAGATGCAATCCAGACACTAGTCACATGTAGTGATAAGGTGTAAACAAGGTCAGTATTTATCATGATACCCTAGAACATCATCATATTGCCCCCCTTTACTATCACATCATAAAAAAGACACCCCGGTCATATAAcctgttcttttgttttttaaagtaaaaaaggaAACTAATTAtgtacagagaacacacttctgaCCCATTCATGCATAATTACTTACTGTAATGTGTTCAGTTAATCAGAAACTGTGCCTTAAAATTAAGAGAGAAAtcattggccttgctctctccagggtgagCAGGGTGGTGCCTTCTCccaacatcactccagtgcaatggTGGCTGGTGCTGGCATCTGCTGGCCAAAGCATCAGAGCCAGGTACACAGCGCCTTCCTTCGAAtgcgttggttgcccggtgacgttGCATGAGTGGAGTGGAGGCGTGTGTCAGTTTTTACTCTCCCAGTGTCTGTGCATTgaatgtgatagggggagaatatgtatggacTGGGTAACTGGTGATCCAAATTGGGGAAAAATGCCATAGTTTGTTTCCTGTAGAACTCAAGTCAACAAAATATGTCATTGAGCATTATtataacactgtatattataataatatgccTCATATTTTAGAACTGGTGATCAAATCCAGCATCAGATAACTTGggaaaaattataaatatatatttattaaacaatattaaacaATAGCATGTCTAGTTTCTAGTGTATGACATTTCTATCATTATATACATAATTTTGTCTGTATAAAATAAATTTTTAGTGAGTCCAACCTTTAAAATGGCATCATTACCACCTCAGATGcttttttcaataaataaagaagGCTAATCATTAGGAAAACTACAAATGTAGCTCATGGCAATGTGTGTActagtgtgtatgagtgtggaATACTCTGAATGTGGAACATGTATGCCTGACGTTTCTATGCTGTTGACTCTTTGTTCTTTAGGTGCATTGGTGGACATCTTCATGGACTATAAGTACATGTACTACGCATGTGGCGTTATGATGTTGGCCCCTGGAATCTTtctgttcatcatgaacttcTTCAACTACAGATGGCTGGAGCAGGAAGAACGAGAGAAGAAGCAGGAAGAGGTGCAGATGGGTTCAGCCAGAGAACTTGCTGCTATGGAGGAGGCCACTGATGCTCATCGTGGCATCAAACTCAGTCAGGAGGAGGAGTTTAGAGACTCAGAGAGCAAAGAGGCTTAATATGCCTACGGATATGTTAGAAGATATAATACGCATATTGTAATGTAGTGTGTATCAGTATAGCGTCACTATTGTGcatctctgtgttttttttatgtttttataatcTGAAAACACAAAGTTACTTTTTGCATGGTGTTAAGATTTCATGATGGACAGGCCAAAAGAAATGAATCAAAAGTAActattttcacattttgagaGTGTTTTTAAATTCTATAAAACTGTTAAATAACCACACAGTGCACCCGCTATAAATTCACCGAACAACAGAAAaactttattataaataattcattattaatatttatttgacaCCCTTATTTGGCAACACACTCAAAAAGCCTGTCTTCTTTAGCAAGTGGAATGTATATTGCAGTCAGTAAGCAACTGAATAATGCCGTTCTTTTAATTTTGGTTCTGTGCTCGCAGTACACTGGATTATAGATGAACTTATCTTGAGTTCATGCGCAGGAGAGCCAACAAAAGGTCTGGAGATGATGTGCCATTTGCATCTGTTGTTGTGGTCTTAACAAGAAGAGGAGCAAAGAAATGTTAACAGTAGTAAAGGGGGACAACAGCAAGCAGCAAAATCATGGTGAATTAGTTAGAGACCAAAGATGTCAATGACACTATGAGGTGTAAACTGGGGTGACCGATTTTTGGtttaaaaagaggacactgtggACACAGGGGCGTCCATTGTAGTTAGGATGTTGAGGCTGAGGaacttcaagtaggcctaactTGTGGCAGTGGCTAAATATGAGGGTAGGAGGGAGTTAAATATCTGTAAAATCATACAACTGTGTAAACGATCaataatacatacacatttactcatAGCCCTAATAATCTTTATAGCTAAACCACCTCCTTCCATCTCAACTCACATCTTAAAATTAGTCAaatcgcaaaaaaaaaaaaaaaaaaaagttagacaAAGTCAGAcctatttgtgtttattcacaTTTGCGTTCGGGCATTTTTAGCCTGTGTCCAATTGGCTGgggtgggaagcagtttgaccaatagtTGATGTCGATGCAGGTAGATGTAGACCGGTAGTGGCGGTGAGGTGAGAAGGCGGTGAAACAGACGTGTTTAAAGCTGTTTACAGGATGTGTGGTGATTGTAAAAGCAAACCCTGATGTGAAATCAGTGCAAAATCCTCAATTTATCCACTTTAGAATTCCTGGCCAGATGCAATTtttacatcccaaaaagaggacatgtccaggACAAAGAGGACAAATGAGAATAATGAGAATGATATCATGGCTTCAAACTATGACACACTGGTTGTGAGATCTCACGCTCTTGTGCTAAATTCGACCTTTCTGACGCATTTTAAAGACTCCTCATTCCCCTCCAAA
Protein-coding sequences here:
- the slc16a7 gene encoding monocarboxylate transporter 2, whose protein sequence is MPPATATNLGYTPPDGGWGWAVVFGSFISIGFSYAFPKSLTIYFKEIQEYFSISYSEIAWVSSIMLATMYAGGPVSSILVNRYGSRPVVMVGGLLVGVAMVAASFGTTIMHLYICVGVIGGTGLAFNLQPALTIIGKYFLLKRPMANGLAMAGSPVFLSTLAPLNQYLFDNFGWRGSFFILGAIVLNCCVAGALMRPINVKTKPPVNQSGEGNRAAGEVGEGEGNTDPQAVGLVSGKQQPKQAGCAARVNEFIDLSLFKHRGYLIYLVGNIVMFFGFFAPVVFLAPYAKHQGVDEYSAAFLLSIFALVDMVARPGTGLVANTKWIRPRIQYFFSFSVMYNGVCHLALPLLPGYTGLVVYAVFFGLAFGMVCALLFEVLMDLVGAHRFSSAVGLATIIECCPVLLGPPIAGALVDIFMDYKYMYYACGVMMLAPGIFLFIMNFFNYRWLEQEEREKKQEEVQMGSARELAAMEEATDAHRGIKLSQEEEFRDSESKEA